GCCCTCAAAAAACGTATTCTCCTTATTAACCAATATGTTTGCGTTTATGCTGGACCGTATTGAGCATCAAAATATAAGAATAGGTAAGTTTGTGGCCAACCATAATGGGGTGATTATTAACTTTTATTACACGCCAACTGTTTTAACGACTAATTCTCTTATTTTTGACAAAGATAAGATGACTACATGGTGGCAAAGTGGTTTTAATTATGCCAAATTTAAGAGTACAGAGAGTAGTGAGTTAGAACCTCAAACCCAACTTAATTTATAACATTTGAAAGCATTAGTAATTAGTGGTGGAGGCAGTAAAGGTGCTTTTGCGGGTGGTGTGGCACAATATTTAATAGAAGTTAAAAAAAAGCAATACGACCTTTTTTTAGGCACTTCTACGGGTAGTCTTTTAATTCCACAATTAGCCCTAAATAACATCGGTAAATTATATGATATTTATACCAATGTAAATCAAAACTCTATTTTTAGTCTAAATCCGTTTATCGTCAAGAAAAGAGATAATAGAGAGTATGTGACTATTAATTATTTCACCACCTTATTGCAATTTATCAAACGGAAAAGAACTTTCGGTGAAAGTGGGGCATTGCGTCGTACGATTAAAAAGAATTTTTCTCCTCAAGAATTTCAAGAACTCAAAAAATCGAATAAAACGCTTGTAGTGACGGTATCAAACCTATCCAAAAATAGGGTAGAGTATAAGCAATTAACTGATTTTAATTATGATGAATTTTGTGATTGGATTTGGATTTCCTGTAATTATATTCCCTTTATGTCTTTGGTGACTAAAAACGGTTTTGAATATGGCGACGGTGGCTTGGGTTGCGTTGTGCCCATTCGTGAGGCCATTAAGCGAGGTGCTACAGAAGTTGATGCTATTATTTTAGAATCAGAAAATTTAAATCAGCATAAAGTTTTAGGTAAAAATCCGTTTTCATTGATGCTCAGTATTTATGGTTTTGTATTAGACCAAATAGAATATCATGATGTTTCCGAAGGGGTATTATCTGCAAAACTTAATAATGTAAAACTCAATTTATATTATACACCAACAAGCCTTACCGAAAACTCCTTAGTTTTTAATAAAAAATTAATGCACGATTGGTGGCTACAGGGCTTCGGTTATGCAGAAGCAAAATTCAATGGTGTTAAAGAAAATTAGGTATTCGTTCATGCTTGTTCGAAAAAAATAATATTATCGCTATTTTGTTTT
The sequence above is drawn from the Cellulophaga sp. Hel_I_12 genome and encodes:
- a CDS encoding patatin family protein, whose translation is MKALVISGGGSKGAFAGGVAQYLIEVKKKQYDLFLGTSTGSLLIPQLALNNIGKLYDIYTNVNQNSIFSLNPFIVKKRDNREYVTINYFTTLLQFIKRKRTFGESGALRRTIKKNFSPQEFQELKKSNKTLVVTVSNLSKNRVEYKQLTDFNYDEFCDWIWISCNYIPFMSLVTKNGFEYGDGGLGCVVPIREAIKRGATEVDAIILESENLNQHKVLGKNPFSLMLSIYGFVLDQIEYHDVSEGVLSAKLNNVKLNLYYTPTSLTENSLVFNKKLMHDWWLQGFGYAEAKFNGVKEN